A genome region from Camelina sativa cultivar DH55 chromosome 10, Cs, whole genome shotgun sequence includes the following:
- the LOC104717979 gene encoding putative cysteine-rich receptor-like protein kinase 16, with amino-acid sequence MKLKNLLVIFCFLLIGFPVVFAPCGETGFFKPGDRYDTNRRLLLSTLASNVTDRGDFFSNAIGQGHDRVYILGTCISGVEPKVCSDCIDLASNEVIEECTNQAEGLAWPENGTFCMVRYSNRSFTGSLEIEPKYTMYKVGDIGSTVTNFDKLWDDLTSRMIDRATSWTSERMSYAAEVVTLTSFRNLYAIMQCIPIISLGDCNFCLTASVREYQSCCHGRQGGVVFRPSCVFRWEIYPFSSAFNVTSAQPPISLPPSVGKRNTRTKGGIIGIIIGLAFVISVLLALGFSLHRRRRTYQEFARRSRTTYDTTLPDDAAADDITTSGSLQFKFKTIEAATSNFQMTNKLGHGGFGEVYKGTFPNGAEVAVKRLSKTSGQGEQEFKNEVLLVAKLQHKNLVRLLGFSVEREERILVYEFVPNKSLDYFLFDHKKSDQLDWKKRYNIIGGITRGILYLHQDSRLTIIHRDLKASNILLDAEMNPKIADFGMARNFRVDQTEDNTRRVVGTFGYMPPEYVAKGQFSMKSDVYSFGVLILEIIGGKKNSSFNEQDGSISNLVTYVWRLWNNKSFLELVDPAMGENYDKYEVIRCIHIGLLCVQENPADRPTMSTIFQMLTNTSITLPVPQPPGFVFRVRSGPNPLAERLQPGPSTSMSFACSIDDASITSVSPR; translated from the exons atgaaactcaAAAATCTATTggttatcttttgttttcttcttatagGCTTTCCTGTTGTGTTTGCACCATGCGGAGAAACTGGCTTCTTTAAACCTGGTGATAGGTATGATACAAACCGTCGCCTTCTCCTCTCTACTCTAGCTTCTAATGTCACGGATCGAGGCGACTTCTTCAGCAATGCAATTGGCCAAGGCCATGATCGGGTATATATTCTCGGGACGTGCATCTCAGGTGTTGAACCAAAGGTTTGTTCCGATTGTATCGACCTTGCTTCTAACGAGGTGATAGAAGAATGTACCAACCAAGCAGAAGGCCTCGCCTGGCCAGAAAATGGAACTTTTTGTATGGTGCGTTACTCCAACCGTTCTTTTACTGGATCACTCGAGATCGAACCAAAGTATACTATGTACAAAGTTGGAGATATCGGATCCACGGTAACAAACTTTGATAAACTGTGGGACGACTTAACAAGTCGTATGATAGATAGAGCTACTTCATGGACATCTGAACGCATGAGCTATGCAGCTGAAGTAGTTACTTTGACGTCTTTCAGGAATTTATACGCAATAATGCAATGCATACCGATCATATCTTTAGGGGACTGCAACTTCTGTTTAACTGCAAGTGTCAGAGAATACCAATCATGTTGTCATGGGAGACAGGGTGGGGTTGTTTTTCGTCCTAGCTGCGTTTTCAGATGGGAGATTTATCCCTTTTCTTCTGCCTTTAACGTTACTTCAGCTCAACCCCCAATATCACTCCCACCTTCGGTAGGCAAAAGGAACACCAGAACCAAGGGAG GAATCATTGGAATCATTATTGGTCTCGCCTTTGTGATAAGTGTGCTGCTTGctctagggttttctcttcATAGGAGGAGAAGAACATACCAAGAATTTGCTA GGAGGTCAAGGACGACTTATGATACTACATTACCAGATGATG CTGCTGCAGATGATATTACAACTTCAGGTTCACttcaattcaaatttaaaactatTGAAGCTGCGACAAGTAATTTTCAAATGACTAACAAGTTAGGTCATGGTGGATTTGGTGAAGTTTACAAG GGAACATTCCCCAATGGAGCAGAAGTTGCGGTGAAGAGGTTGTCTAAAACTTCAGGTCAAGGTGAACAAGAATTTAAGAATGAGGTGCTTCTTGTAGCAAAGCTCCAACATAAAAATCTGGTTAGACTTCTCGGGTTTTctgttgaaagagaagaaaggatACTTGTGTACGAGTTTGTGCCCAATAAAAGTCTCGATTACTTTCTCTTTG ACCATAAAAAGAGTGATCAGCTGGATTGGAAAAAACGTTACAACATTATCGGGGGAATCACTCGTGGGATTttatatcttcatcaagattcacggCTCACAATCATACATCGTGACCTCAAAGCGAGTAACATTCTCTTAGATGCTGAAATGAACCCGAAAATCGCAGATTTTGGTATGGCAAGGAATTTTAGAGTGGACCAGACTGAGGACAATACAAGAAGAGTAGTTGGAACATT CGGTTACATGCCTCCCGAGTATGTGGCCAAAGGGCAGTTCTCGATGAAATCTGATGTCTATAGCTTTGGAGTATTGATTCTGGAGATCATTGGTGGAAAAAAGAATAGTAGCTTCAACGAACAAGATGGCTCAATTAGCAACTTGGTCACATAT GTTTGGAGGCTTTGGAACAACAAATCTTTTTTGGAACTCGTAGACCCGGCCATGGGGGAGAATTATGATAAATATGAAGTTATTAGATGCATCCATATCGGGTTATTGTGCGTTCAAGAAAACCCCGCAGATCGTCCAACCATGTCTACAATATTTCAAATGCTCACTAATACTTCAATTACCCTACCTGTTCCTCAACCACCTGGATTTGTCTTTAGGGTCAGATCAGGGCCAAACCCATTAGCCGAGAGATTGCAGCCTGGTCCGTCCACTTCCATGTCCTTTGCTTGTTCCATTGATGATGCATCGATCACGAGTGTTAGTCCTCGTTGA
- the LOC109126944 gene encoding cysteine-rich receptor-like protein kinase 11 isoform X1 codes for MKQSILCFFLIVNFNISSVPAQTCMNSGNFTPNSTYDKNRGLILSSLPSNVTAQVGFFYNGSIGQEQNQVYAIGMCIPGSAPDDCSNCIKKASDGLIQRCPNQTEAYSWHGEPTLCHVRYSNTSFSGSADMEPSLLVSNTEDVNSNLSQLSEIYNGVIFRMINAASTAKSTLSSSNNFYNAPISAVSASENIYALMQCTPDLSSDDCESCLQESTNDYQLCCSQKQGGTVMRPSCFFRWDLKAFSNAFGDIMVAPSPPLQQPGKGDTAHSADTGKISTGALVAIVVSIVVVVLMVIIFLVLRAQRSFVYFSRRKTNQQFGFDQSGITVHSLQIDFNIIAAATNNFARSNKLGQGGFGEVYKGTLPNGTEVAVKRLSKESAQGALEFKNEVVVVAKLQHRNLVRLLGFCLEGEEKILVYEFVPNRSLDYFLFDPRKQGQLDWTKRYNIIRGIARGVLYLHQDSRVTIIHRDLKASNILLDADMNPKIADFGMARIFGMDQSGANTKRIVGTRGYISPEYVTRGVFSTKSDVFSFGVLVLEIICGRHNIFSNESDTTAENLVTYVWRLWRNGSPLEIVDPNISENIQTNEVARCIHIALLCVQKEPKDRPKLSTIMLMLTSNTHLLPTPNPPGFLFPNGSNQERVLESIEMRQSMIGSNSHTVNNVTVSDLDPR; via the exons ATGAAACAGAGtatcctctgttttttcctCATCGTAAACTTCAATATTTCTTCAGTTCCCGCACAAACATGTATGAACAGTGGGAATTTCACACCCAACAGTACATACGACAAAAATCGCGGACTCATCCTCTCATCTCTTCCTTCTAATGTCACGGCTCAAGTCGGTTTCTTCTACAATGGTTCCATCGGACAAGAACAGAACCAAGTCTACGCAATAGGGATGTGTATCCCAGGGTCAGCTCCAGATGACTGTTCTAACTGTATCAAGAAAGCGTCTGATGGATTGATACAGAGGTGTCCTAACCAAACAGAAGCTTATTCATGGCACGGTGAGCCCACGCTTTGCCATGTGCGCTACTCCAACACTTCTTTCTCTGGATCTGCAGATATGGAACCGTCTTTACTGGTCAGCAACACTGAAGATGTCAACTCAAATCTAAGCCAATTGAGTGAAATATATAACGGAGTAATCTTTCGTATGATTAATGCAGCCTCCACAGCAAAAAGCACACTATCGTCTAGTAATAATTTTTACAATGCTCCAATTTCTGCCGTGTCAGCTTCCGAGAATATATACGCATTGATGCAATGCACGCCTGATCTTTCTTCTGATGATTGTGAAAGTTGTCTCCAAGAAAGCACAAATGACTATCAGTTATGCTGTTCTCAGAAGCAAGGAGGTACTGTTATGCGGCCAAGCTGCTTTTTTCGTTGGGATTTGAAAGCATTCTCCAATGCTTTTGGTGATATTATGGTggctccttctcctcctctgcaGCAACCTGGCAAAGGTGATACTGCACATTCTGCAGATACTGGGAAAATCTCAACCGGAGCTTTAGTGGCAATTGTGGTTTCCATTGTAGTAGTCGTCTTGATGGTCATCATCTTCTTAGTACTGCGTGCTCAGCGATCTTTTGTATATTTCTCAAGgaggaaaacaaatcaacaatttgGTTTTGATCAAT CTGGTATTACTGTACACTCCCTCCAAATCGATTTTAACATAATTGCAGCTGCAACAAACAACTTTGCAAGGAGTAACAAGCTTGGTCAAGGTGGATTCGGTGAAGTTTACAAG GGTACGTTGCCTAATGGAACAGAAGTTGCAGTGAAGCGGCTATCCAAAGAATCAGCACAAGGTGCACTAGAGTTTAAGAatgaggttgttgttgttgcaaaaCTCCAGCATAGAAATCTTGTTAGGCTTCTAGGGTTTTGtcttgaaggagaagaaaagatacTTGTTTACGAGTTTGTCCCCAATAGGAGCCTCGATTACTTCCTCTTTG ACCCAAGAAAGCAAGGGCAGTTAGATTGGACAAAGCGGTACAACATTATCCGGGGTATCGCTAGAGGAGTActatatcttcatcaagattcacgTGTAACGATCATACATCGGGACCTCAAAGCCAGCAACATTCTCCTTGATGCAGATATGAACCCGAAAATTGCTGATTTTGGAATGGCAAGAATTTTTGGAATGGACCAAAGTGGAGCTAATACAAAGAGGATAGTTGGAACACG CGGTTACATATCCCCTGAATACGTGACGCGAGGCGTATTCTCAACAAAATCTGATGTCTTTAGTTTTGGAGTCTTAGTTCTTGAGATTATATGTGGTCGACATAACATATTCTCCAACGAGTCAGATACTACAGCTGAGAATTTAGTCACATAT GTTTGGCGGTTGTGGAGAAACGGGTCACCATTAGAGATCGTAGATCCAAACATATCAGAGAATATTCAGACCAATGAAGTGGCACGATGCATCCACATTGCGCTCTTATGTGTTcagaaagaaccaaaagatcgTCCCAAGTTGTCGACGATCATGTTGATGCTAACTAGCAATACCCACCTTTTACCTACTCCTAATCCACCTGGATTCTTGTTTCCAAACGGAAGCAACCAAGAACGAGTACTGGAAAGCATAGAGATGAGACAGTCTATGATAGGGTCCAATTCTCATACTGTCAATAATGTAACGGTTTCAGATCTGGATCCTCGTTGA
- the LOC109126944 gene encoding cysteine-rich receptor-like protein kinase 11 isoform X2: MNSGNFTPNSTYDKNRGLILSSLPSNVTAQVGFFYNGSIGQEQNQVYAIGMCIPGSAPDDCSNCIKKASDGLIQRCPNQTEAYSWHGEPTLCHVRYSNTSFSGSADMEPSLLVSNTEDVNSNLSQLSEIYNGVIFRMINAASTAKSTLSSSNNFYNAPISAVSASENIYALMQCTPDLSSDDCESCLQESTNDYQLCCSQKQGGTVMRPSCFFRWDLKAFSNAFGDIMVAPSPPLQQPGKGDTAHSADTGKISTGALVAIVVSIVVVVLMVIIFLVLRAQRSFVYFSRRKTNQQFGFDQSGITVHSLQIDFNIIAAATNNFARSNKLGQGGFGEVYKGTLPNGTEVAVKRLSKESAQGALEFKNEVVVVAKLQHRNLVRLLGFCLEGEEKILVYEFVPNRSLDYFLFDPRKQGQLDWTKRYNIIRGIARGVLYLHQDSRVTIIHRDLKASNILLDADMNPKIADFGMARIFGMDQSGANTKRIVGTRGYISPEYVTRGVFSTKSDVFSFGVLVLEIICGRHNIFSNESDTTAENLVTYVWRLWRNGSPLEIVDPNISENIQTNEVARCIHIALLCVQKEPKDRPKLSTIMLMLTSNTHLLPTPNPPGFLFPNGSNQERVLESIEMRQSMIGSNSHTVNNVTVSDLDPR, translated from the exons ATGAACAGTGGGAATTTCACACCCAACAGTACATACGACAAAAATCGCGGACTCATCCTCTCATCTCTTCCTTCTAATGTCACGGCTCAAGTCGGTTTCTTCTACAATGGTTCCATCGGACAAGAACAGAACCAAGTCTACGCAATAGGGATGTGTATCCCAGGGTCAGCTCCAGATGACTGTTCTAACTGTATCAAGAAAGCGTCTGATGGATTGATACAGAGGTGTCCTAACCAAACAGAAGCTTATTCATGGCACGGTGAGCCCACGCTTTGCCATGTGCGCTACTCCAACACTTCTTTCTCTGGATCTGCAGATATGGAACCGTCTTTACTGGTCAGCAACACTGAAGATGTCAACTCAAATCTAAGCCAATTGAGTGAAATATATAACGGAGTAATCTTTCGTATGATTAATGCAGCCTCCACAGCAAAAAGCACACTATCGTCTAGTAATAATTTTTACAATGCTCCAATTTCTGCCGTGTCAGCTTCCGAGAATATATACGCATTGATGCAATGCACGCCTGATCTTTCTTCTGATGATTGTGAAAGTTGTCTCCAAGAAAGCACAAATGACTATCAGTTATGCTGTTCTCAGAAGCAAGGAGGTACTGTTATGCGGCCAAGCTGCTTTTTTCGTTGGGATTTGAAAGCATTCTCCAATGCTTTTGGTGATATTATGGTggctccttctcctcctctgcaGCAACCTGGCAAAGGTGATACTGCACATTCTGCAGATACTGGGAAAATCTCAACCGGAGCTTTAGTGGCAATTGTGGTTTCCATTGTAGTAGTCGTCTTGATGGTCATCATCTTCTTAGTACTGCGTGCTCAGCGATCTTTTGTATATTTCTCAAGgaggaaaacaaatcaacaatttgGTTTTGATCAAT CTGGTATTACTGTACACTCCCTCCAAATCGATTTTAACATAATTGCAGCTGCAACAAACAACTTTGCAAGGAGTAACAAGCTTGGTCAAGGTGGATTCGGTGAAGTTTACAAG GGTACGTTGCCTAATGGAACAGAAGTTGCAGTGAAGCGGCTATCCAAAGAATCAGCACAAGGTGCACTAGAGTTTAAGAatgaggttgttgttgttgcaaaaCTCCAGCATAGAAATCTTGTTAGGCTTCTAGGGTTTTGtcttgaaggagaagaaaagatacTTGTTTACGAGTTTGTCCCCAATAGGAGCCTCGATTACTTCCTCTTTG ACCCAAGAAAGCAAGGGCAGTTAGATTGGACAAAGCGGTACAACATTATCCGGGGTATCGCTAGAGGAGTActatatcttcatcaagattcacgTGTAACGATCATACATCGGGACCTCAAAGCCAGCAACATTCTCCTTGATGCAGATATGAACCCGAAAATTGCTGATTTTGGAATGGCAAGAATTTTTGGAATGGACCAAAGTGGAGCTAATACAAAGAGGATAGTTGGAACACG CGGTTACATATCCCCTGAATACGTGACGCGAGGCGTATTCTCAACAAAATCTGATGTCTTTAGTTTTGGAGTCTTAGTTCTTGAGATTATATGTGGTCGACATAACATATTCTCCAACGAGTCAGATACTACAGCTGAGAATTTAGTCACATAT GTTTGGCGGTTGTGGAGAAACGGGTCACCATTAGAGATCGTAGATCCAAACATATCAGAGAATATTCAGACCAATGAAGTGGCACGATGCATCCACATTGCGCTCTTATGTGTTcagaaagaaccaaaagatcgTCCCAAGTTGTCGACGATCATGTTGATGCTAACTAGCAATACCCACCTTTTACCTACTCCTAATCCACCTGGATTCTTGTTTCCAAACGGAAGCAACCAAGAACGAGTACTGGAAAGCATAGAGATGAGACAGTCTATGATAGGGTCCAATTCTCATACTGTCAATAATGTAACGGTTTCAGATCTGGATCCTCGTTGA
- the LOC109126944 gene encoding cysteine-rich receptor-like protein kinase 14 isoform X3, which produces MQCTPDLSSDDCESCLQESTNDYQLCCSQKQGGTVMRPSCFFRWDLKAFSNAFGDIMVAPSPPLQQPGKGDTAHSADTGKISTGALVAIVVSIVVVVLMVIIFLVLRAQRSFVYFSRRKTNQQFGFDQSGITVHSLQIDFNIIAAATNNFARSNKLGQGGFGEVYKGTLPNGTEVAVKRLSKESAQGALEFKNEVVVVAKLQHRNLVRLLGFCLEGEEKILVYEFVPNRSLDYFLFDPRKQGQLDWTKRYNIIRGIARGVLYLHQDSRVTIIHRDLKASNILLDADMNPKIADFGMARIFGMDQSGANTKRIVGTRGYISPEYVTRGVFSTKSDVFSFGVLVLEIICGRHNIFSNESDTTAENLVTYVWRLWRNGSPLEIVDPNISENIQTNEVARCIHIALLCVQKEPKDRPKLSTIMLMLTSNTHLLPTPNPPGFLFPNGSNQERVLESIEMRQSMIGSNSHTVNNVTVSDLDPR; this is translated from the exons ATGCAATGCACGCCTGATCTTTCTTCTGATGATTGTGAAAGTTGTCTCCAAGAAAGCACAAATGACTATCAGTTATGCTGTTCTCAGAAGCAAGGAGGTACTGTTATGCGGCCAAGCTGCTTTTTTCGTTGGGATTTGAAAGCATTCTCCAATGCTTTTGGTGATATTATGGTggctccttctcctcctctgcaGCAACCTGGCAAAGGTGATACTGCACATTCTGCAGATACTGGGAAAATCTCAACCGGAGCTTTAGTGGCAATTGTGGTTTCCATTGTAGTAGTCGTCTTGATGGTCATCATCTTCTTAGTACTGCGTGCTCAGCGATCTTTTGTATATTTCTCAAGgaggaaaacaaatcaacaatttgGTTTTGATCAAT CTGGTATTACTGTACACTCCCTCCAAATCGATTTTAACATAATTGCAGCTGCAACAAACAACTTTGCAAGGAGTAACAAGCTTGGTCAAGGTGGATTCGGTGAAGTTTACAAG GGTACGTTGCCTAATGGAACAGAAGTTGCAGTGAAGCGGCTATCCAAAGAATCAGCACAAGGTGCACTAGAGTTTAAGAatgaggttgttgttgttgcaaaaCTCCAGCATAGAAATCTTGTTAGGCTTCTAGGGTTTTGtcttgaaggagaagaaaagatacTTGTTTACGAGTTTGTCCCCAATAGGAGCCTCGATTACTTCCTCTTTG ACCCAAGAAAGCAAGGGCAGTTAGATTGGACAAAGCGGTACAACATTATCCGGGGTATCGCTAGAGGAGTActatatcttcatcaagattcacgTGTAACGATCATACATCGGGACCTCAAAGCCAGCAACATTCTCCTTGATGCAGATATGAACCCGAAAATTGCTGATTTTGGAATGGCAAGAATTTTTGGAATGGACCAAAGTGGAGCTAATACAAAGAGGATAGTTGGAACACG CGGTTACATATCCCCTGAATACGTGACGCGAGGCGTATTCTCAACAAAATCTGATGTCTTTAGTTTTGGAGTCTTAGTTCTTGAGATTATATGTGGTCGACATAACATATTCTCCAACGAGTCAGATACTACAGCTGAGAATTTAGTCACATAT GTTTGGCGGTTGTGGAGAAACGGGTCACCATTAGAGATCGTAGATCCAAACATATCAGAGAATATTCAGACCAATGAAGTGGCACGATGCATCCACATTGCGCTCTTATGTGTTcagaaagaaccaaaagatcgTCCCAAGTTGTCGACGATCATGTTGATGCTAACTAGCAATACCCACCTTTTACCTACTCCTAATCCACCTGGATTCTTGTTTCCAAACGGAAGCAACCAAGAACGAGTACTGGAAAGCATAGAGATGAGACAGTCTATGATAGGGTCCAATTCTCATACTGTCAATAATGTAACGGTTTCAGATCTGGATCCTCGTTGA
- the LOC104720171 gene encoding cysteine-rich receptor-like protein kinase 15, with protein MSSRASFIFLFLFSFLTSFRVSAQSKNVCSNTTTYSRNSTYFTNLKTLLSSLSSPNASYSTGFQTATAGQDPDKVTGLFLCQGDVTPEACRNCVAFSVNDILSRCPNEKEAVLYYEACMLRYSDQNILSTLNANIEWKWRMLNANISTNQVDRYEDFVWSTLNQAAVEAANSPRKFSTISDNWTALQTLYGMVQCTPDLRRIDCLSCLQQTINGMRLNRIGARLHLPSCNSRYELYAFFNETLLRAPPQQQASPPGKDRNSKALVAAIVMPIIVVVLIFIAGYCFFAKRTKKTLNNAPAFYGDDMKTIKLLQLDYGTIQAATNNYSENNKIGQGGFGEVYKGTFSNGTEVAVKRLSKSSGQGETEFKNEVVVVAKLQHRNLVRLLGFSIEREERILVYEYVPNKSLDYFLFDNKKNGQLDWTQRYKIIGGITRGILYLHQDSRLTIIHRDLKASNVLLDADMNPKIADFGMARIFGMDQTQENTSRIVGTFGYMSPEYAIDGQYSMKSDVYSFGVLLLEIISGRKNSSFYETDAELDLVTYAWKLWSNGNALDLVDPIILDNCQKSEVVQCIYIGLLCVQEDPAERPTFSTIFVMLTSNTVTLPVPRQPGFVVHSRPPKDPLESYRSVDDTSITVLYPR; from the exons ATGTCTTCTCGAGCCTCTTTCatcttccttttccttttctccttCCTCACTAGCTTCAGAGTCTCAGCTCAATCAAAAAACGTTTGTTCAAATACAACAACGTATTCAAGAAACAGCACTTACTTCACCAATCTAAAAACCCTtttatcctctctctcttcccccaaCGCTTCATACTCCACCGGATTCCAAACCGCCACGGCAGGACAAGACCCGGATAAAGTCACAGGACTTTTCCTCTGTCAGGGAGACGTCACGCCAGAGGCTTGCCGTAACTGCGTAGCCTTTTCCGTCAACGACATACTCAGTCGTTGTCCGAATGAGAAAGAAGCTGTGCTGTACTACGAGGCGTGCATGCTAAGATACTCCGACCAGAATATTCTATCGACCTTGAATGCTAATATAGAATGGAAATGGAGGATGTTGAACGCCAATATTTCAACCAACCAAGTAGACCGGTACGAAGATTTCGTGTGGTCCACGCTGAACCAAGCTGCCGTCGAAGCAGCTAACAGTCCTAGAAAGTTCTCTACGATAAGTGATAATTGGACCGCTCTCCAGACTTTGTACGGCATGGTTCAGTGCACTCCTGATCTTAGAAGAATAGACTGCTTGAGCTGTTTGCAACAAACCATTAATGGGATGCGTCTTAACAGAATTGGAGCGAGACTTCATTTGCCTAGTTGTAATTCAAGGTACGAGCTTTACGCGTTCTTCAATGAAACGCTCCTTAGAGcaccaccacaacaacaagCATCACCACCTG GGAAAGATAGGAATTCAAAAGCTTTAGTGGCAGCCATTGTTATGCCTATTATAGTGGTTGTTCTGATTTTCATAGCTGGTTATTGTTTCTTTGCAAAGAGGACAAAGAAGACTTTGAATAATGCTCCAGCCTTTTATG GAGATGATATGAAAACCATAAAGTTGCTGCAACTTGATTATGGAACAATACAAGCTGCAACTAATAATTATTCAGAAAATAATAAGATTGGTCAAGGTGGATTTGGTGAGGTCTACAAG GGTACATTTTCGAATGGGACTGAAGTTGCGGTGAAGAGACTGTCAAAATCATCAGGACAAGGTGAAacagagttcaagaacgaggttgttgttgttgcaaagCTTCAGCACAGAAATCTTGTTAGGCTTCTTGGATTTTCTATTGAACGAGAAGAAAGGATACTGGTCTATGAGTATGTGCCCAACAAAAGCCTTGATTACTTCCTCTTTG ACAATAAAAAGAATGGTCAGCTGGACTGGACTCAACGATACAAGATTATTGGAGGGATTACTCGGGGGATTCTATATCTTCACCAAGATTCACGGCTCACAATCATACACCGTGACCTTAAAGCAAGTAATGTTCTCCTAGATGCTGATATGAATCCCAAAATAGCTGATTTTGGAATGGCAAGGATCTTTGGAATGGACCAAACCCAGGAGAACACAAGCAGAATAGTTGGTACCTT CGGTTACATGTCTCCTGAATATGCGATTGATGGCCAGTACTCAATGAAATCTGATGTCTATAGCTTTGGAGTGTTACTTCTTGAGATTATTAGCGGTAGGAAGAACAGCAGCTTCTACGAGACAGACGCAGAACTTGACTTGGTTACTTAT GCTTGGAAGCTTTGGAGTAACGGAAATGCTTTAGACCTTGTGGATCCAATTATCTTAGATAATTGTCAAAAGAGTGAAGTGGTTCAATGCATTTACATCGGTCTTCTATGTGTTCAAGAAGATCCTGCAGAACGTCCGACATTTTCAACCATTTTTGTGATGCTCACTAGTAATACTGTGACTTTACCAGTGCCTCGGCAACCTGGTTTTGTCGTGCATAGTAGACCTCCAAAAGACCCGCTTGAGTCATATCGATCTGTTGATGATACATCGATCACTGTGTTATATCCTCGTTGA